TGGATCTCCCAGTATCCGCTCGGCGACATCGACAATTTCGCCCTCGCCGACCTCGAGAGCGCATGCCTCAAGTTCGCCGCGACGGCTACCGCGGCCGAAGACGCCATCCGCGCCGCCAAATGGTTCGTGGCCGTTCGCCTTACCAGGCAAGCCAAGCTCTCGGCCACAAGCGTCAAGCACGAGAACTACCAGGAGATCCTGGTGGCGGCGGCCCGCTACGGCTCCCTCCACCTCGCGACGCATGGGGCGTCGCCCGAGTACAAGCCCCTGCCCGCCCTGGCCGGCGTGGCCCGCGGCTGGTCGTACCCTACTCAAGCGGATGTGGCCAAATGGCTGGCGACGGCCCTCGATTCGCCGATGGATGCCCGCGCCCTCACCCGCGAGCGCCTGGGGCTGTCGGGCATGGGCCAGGCCATGTTGCTCGACCGCCTGGGGGCCAAGGATTGGCGGCGCCAGTTGGCGACGTCCGGCAGCTACGCGCCGCTTCTGGCCAAAGCCGCAGGATACGACGACGCCGAGCGTGCGCCGATCGTCGAGGAGGCGAAGAAGGCTCTCAACTTCGAGGTCCTGCAGATTCGGGCACGCGGCATCGTCGAGAACAACCTGCGCATGATCGAGGCCTTCGACCGGCAACCCGGCTGGATCGTCAAGGTGAACCTGCCGGACGTCGGGACCTCGCCCACTGCCAATCTGGGCCTACGCTGGGAACCCGGGGGCTACTTCCCGCTGGAAATCGACAGCCGCACCCGCCTGTTCCTGCCGCCCTACCGCGCCATCCACTTCACGACGGCGCACATGAGCATCGAGCTTGCCGCGGTGCCGGCCAAGTTCTACTCGGTGGACTACTCCAATCCGTTCCGCAACCTGATCCTGCGGCTGCCGCTCAATCCAGGCGACGTCAAGCTGGATGGCCAGGACCTGGCGCTGCGGCCGGGCAACCGGGCCATTGCGAAGAGCCTGGTCATCAAGGCGCCCAAGGCCACGCTGACGTTCAAGCGCGGGCGGGTGGTCGTCTCGCGGGACGCGATCGAAGTCAAGCCATGAAATAAGAGGGGGGACCTGTGATTGGTCCCCCCGTCCCGATGCCCATGGTCAGAGTGAGGCTTCCCGCTTACAGGGATGCTTACACTAGAACCGGTCGGCAAACACCGGCTGGTTGACCGACGCCTTCCAGACCACGCTGCCCTCGGGCGACAGTTCGACGACGCGGTTGTTGTCCGTGTCGGCGATCAGCGTGTTGCCGGTCGCAAGGCGCTTGGCGGAACCCGGGTTGTTGAGGTTGCCGGCGTCGCCGCCGCGGCCGGGGACCATCCAGACCAGCTGGTTCTGGGCGTTGACTTCCATCACCCGGCTGTTGCCGGCGTCGCAGACCAGGGTGTTGCCGTTCGGCAGCCGCTGGGCTGAACTCGGGTTGTTGAGTACGTCGGCGCTGCCGTCGCCCAGGCCCCAGACGATACGGCCCGAGCCGTCCACCTCGATCACCCGATTGCGGCCCGAATCGGCGATCAGCGTGTTGCCCTTGGGCAGTCGCTCGGCCCAGCGAGGGGCTTTCACGCCTTTGTACTCCCAGACGATCTTGTTGGACTTGTCGATCTCCACGACGCGGTCGTTGCCCGTATCGGCCACCAGGATATTGCCCGACGGCGTACGCGAGGCGCCCTTCGGCTTCTGGACGCCGCCGAAGCCGAGCTGCCAGACGGCGCGGGCCGTGTAGGTGGCGCGCTTGGCGCCGCCGTCGCCGAACTCCACGACCTTGTCCCCGCCCGCGTCCGCCACGAGGGCGGCGCCGTCGGCGAGGAACACGGCGCTCCAGGCTTGCGAGGCGCCGAAGGTTCCCACGGTCTGCTGCCAGGTGTCGATCTCGAGGATCTGGCCGGGGGTCGTGACGAGAGTCCGGCCAGCCTTAGGACCGGTGGCGAGCGGCTGCAGCGCGATGGCCACGGCGCTCGAGGAGCCGGGCTTGACGACCAGGGCCTCGCTGGTCGAGCCGTAGCCGCCGAGCGTGGCCTTCACGGTCGCCGGACCGGCCGGCACGCCTTCCAGGCGGAACTGGCCGTTGGCATCGGTGGTGGCCTTCTTGCCCGCGACCTCGACCACGACGTTGGCCAGGGGCTTGTCGGCGCCGGCGATCTTCACCGAGCCGACCACCAGGCCGACCGGGCCACTGCGCTGCGAAAGCACGACCTTCGTCTTGGTGTCCCCGCCGGCGACGTCCACCGTGGCGCTGCCCGTGACGCCCTCGAGGGTGGCGATGGCCTGGTAGCCGCTGCCGCTCGGCACGCCCTTGAAGATCGCGTTGCCCTCTTCGTCGGTGCGGACCTCGGCCACGGGCGTCTGCCGCGAATCGAGCAGCTGCACGATGGCGCCGGGAGCCGGTTGCTCGCCGTACGTCACCAGGACCGTCACGCTGCCGCCGCCGGTCTCTTCGACCATGACGCCGCCGGGCCGGTTGCCGCAGCCCGTGAGGACCACGAGCACGAAGACCAGGAGGCTGGTAGCGAGGTTACGCAGCATCACTTGCACGCGTGCCCTCTACGGCGTGAACAGGAAGCTGGTCGCGTTCGACTCGGCGAATGCCTTGGCCGTCGCTGCGTTGCCGGTATCGGTCTTGTAGGCCGTGACGGTCCACGTGTAAGGCACGTTGGGTTGCAGGACCATCGTCCAGACCGCGGGCATGAGCCCCGGATAGCCGTCGCCCAGTTCGCCGTACTTCATGGTGATGGCTTCCTGGCCGGCGCGGAAGCCGCGCCACTGCGGCAGGAAGTTGCTGCCGGCGAAGACTTCCACGAAGTAGCCGTCGGCGTTGTTGACGCGGGACCACTGGAACGCGGGCTGGATCCCCGTGCCCTTGGCGTTGTTCTCGGGCGCGATCAGGTTGGGCACGTCGAGGGGGTACAGGGGCGCGGTCTCGTCCACGCCCGAGGCGATCACCTTGTTGCTCGTGTTGAGCGCCTCGACCAGGTACTTGTACTTGTTGCCGGGCGTGAGCTGGTTGACCCCCGGGATGCTGTATTCCCGCCAGTACAGCGGGAGCGACTTGACGATCGAGTTGGCGTTGATCGTCTGCCGAATAGTGAACTGGTCTCCGCCGTCGCCGTTGCGCGAGATGCGGTAGGCCACAGCGCCCTGCGGGAGCGTCCAGCGCAGATCCACGTGGATGTTGATCAGGCGGTTCTGCTTGCCCCAGGGCGAGAGCGGGTTGCTCGTCACCGAGTACGCCGTCGCCTTCACCTTGATCTCGCCGGCCTTGGTGGGCGGATCGGGCGTCGGGATCGGCTTGGGGATGTTCGTCGGCACGGAGCCGGGGTCCGCGGTCTGGGGACCGCTCGGGACCGGCTCGGAGGCCTGCGACTTCTTCGGGGCTGCGGGTGCCGGCGCGGCCGCGGCGCCTTCGGCGGCACCCTGGCCGGGCAGCGTCGGATTGTCGCCGCAACCGGCGGAGAGAGAGACCATGGCGACCGCAAGGAGGGCCGCTCCGATGGCCTTCGCTCGCTTGCTCCGCACTGCCTACTCCTCTCCCTCTGGAATACCGGGTCTTGTCATTGCTTGTCGCCGGAGAAGGCGCGGGAGTTTCCTAAGCGGCAGTTAAACCGAATTCAAGTTTCGGGAATGCTTCGGCAAAATCCAATCGTCCCCCCGGCGAAGGGGGGACGATCGGGACGACCATCAGATGCGGTCGGCGTACAGCGGGGCCTCGGCCGGCATCTTCCAGACCACGCCCAGGCCGGGCTCGATCTCGATGACGCGGTTGTTGCCCGTGTCGGCGATCAGGGTGTTGCCACCGGGAAGGCGCGTCGCGCTGTTGGGGTTGTTGAGGTTGCCCGCGCCGCCATCCTCGACCTTGCGTGCGCCGCCGGCCATCCAGACCATCTGGGCCTTCCGGTTGATCTCCATCACGCGGTTGTTGCCGGCGTCGGTGACCAGGTAGGTGTTGGTCTTCTTGAGGAAGGTCGCGTGCGTCGGGTTGTTGAGGATGCCGGCGGTGCCGTCGCCGACGCCGAAGACGATGTCGCCGCTCGGATTGAGTTCGATCACGCGGTTGTTGCCCGTGTCCACGATCAGCGTGTTGCCATTTTCGAGTCGCTCGGCCCAGCGCGGCGCCTTCAGGCCCTTCTTGTACTCCCAGACCTTGTTGTTGGACGTGTCGAGTTCGAGCACCCGGTTGTTCTTGGTGTCGGCGATCATCGTGTTGCCGAACTTGGTGCGGCTGGCGCCGCGGATGCCGCTGACATGGCCGAAGATGCCGAGCTTGGCGCCGTCGAAACTGGCGACCTTGGAGCCGGTGGGGCTCATCTCGACCGCGATGCCGCCCCAGCGAGCCGCGTCGGCGATCAGGATGGTGCCGGCGCCCGGCACGTAGGTGGCGCTCCAGGCCTCCTGGGTGGGAATCGAGAGCACCGCGTTGTGCCAGGCATCGACTTCCACGACCTTGGAGGTCGTCGTGATGACCGTGT
The sequence above is drawn from the Candidatus Tanganyikabacteria bacterium genome and encodes:
- a CDS encoding carboxypeptidase regulatory-like domain-containing protein, which gives rise to MMLRNLATSLLVFVLVVLTGCGNRPGGVMVEETGGGSVTVLVTYGEQPAPGAIVQLLDSRQTPVAEVRTDEEGNAIFKGVPSGSGYQAIATLEGVTGSATVDVAGGDTKTKVVLSQRSGPVGLVVGSVKIAGADKPLANVVVEVAGKKATTDANGQFRLEGVPAGPATVKATLGGYGSTSEALVVKPGSSSAVAIALQPLATGPKAGRTLVTTPGQILEIDTWQQTVGTFGASQAWSAVFLADGAALVADAGGDKVVEFGDGGAKRATYTARAVWQLGFGGVQKPKGASRTPSGNILVADTGNDRVVEIDKSNKIVWEYKGVKAPRWAERLPKGNTLIADSGRNRVIEVDGSGRIVWGLGDGSADVLNNPSSAQRLPNGNTLVCDAGNSRVMEVNAQNQLVWMVPGRGGDAGNLNNPGSAKRLATGNTLIADTDNNRVVELSPEGSVVWKASVNQPVFADRF
- a CDS encoding carboxypeptidase regulatory-like domain-containing protein, which produces MMKRFLTTLLVAMLAVFVLAGCGRRGVGTDAGGDGDKSTGTISVLVNQDGKAVAGALVQLSDGSGAAIDQGQTDESGQAAFEKVNPGDSYVVKAEKGGATGAAEGIRVAGGSEAVKVKIELKLAGGPTAVVTGKVTDSQTGAPIPGAKVSAGDAAAEAGADGAYKLDKVAAGAVTLKAEAAGYTAAAKDLTLKPGSSQTVDLALDAVSKGPRAGHTVITTTSKVVEVDAWHNAVLSIPTQEAWSATYVPGAGTILIADAARWGGIAVEMSPTGSKVASFDGAKLGIFGHVSGIRGASRTKFGNTMIADTKNNRVLELDTSNNKVWEYKKGLKAPRWAERLENGNTLIVDTGNNRVIELNPSGDIVFGVGDGTAGILNNPTHATFLKKTNTYLVTDAGNNRVMEINRKAQMVWMAGGARKVEDGGAGNLNNPNSATRLPGGNTLIADTGNNRVIEIEPGLGVVWKMPAEAPLYADRI